One Arvicanthis niloticus isolate mArvNil1 chromosome 3, mArvNil1.pat.X, whole genome shotgun sequence DNA segment encodes these proteins:
- the LOC143441690 gene encoding uncharacterized protein LOC143441690 codes for MASACTHPITPTYIHIHTTHTFISHTYISHTHTYHIHIHITHTFISHTHTYTSHTRTHHTHIHVTHIHITHTYTSHTHTHHTHTSHTHITHTHITHTYTSHTHITHTYTSHTHTHQTHIHISHTYTSHSHTHHIHIHITLTYTSYTHTHHTHIHITHTYTSHIYTHHTHIHITHIYTSHTHTHHTHIHITHIYTSHTHTHHTYTSHTYTHHTYIHITHTYTSHTHTHHTHIHITHIYTSHTHTHQTHIHITHTYTSHTYTHHTHIHITHIYTSHTYTHHTHIHITHIYTSYTSHIHITHTYTSHTHSYHTHIHKPHPKLNM; via the coding sequence ATGGCCTCTGCCTGCACACATCCTATcacccccacatacatacacatacacaccacacacacattcatatcacacacatatatatcacacacacatacataccacatacacattcatatcacacacacattcatatcacacacacacacatacacatcacacacacgtacacatcacacacacatacacgtcacacacatacacatcacacacacatacacatcacacacacatacacatcacacacacacatcacacacacacatcacacacacacacatcacacacacatacacatcacacacacacatcacacacacatacacatcacacacacatacacatcaaacacacatacacatctcacacacatacacatcacactcacatacacatcacatacacatacacatcacactcacatacacatcatacacacatacacatcacacacatatacacatcacacacacatacacatctcacatatatacacatcacacacacatacacatcacacatatatacacatcacacacacatacacatcacacacatatacacatcacacatatatacacatcacacacacatacacatcacacatacacatcacacacatatacacatcacacatatatacacatcacacacacatacacatcacacacacatacacatcacacacacatacacatcacacacatatacacatcacacacacatacacatcaaacacacatacacatcacacacacatacacatcacacacatatacacatcacacacatatacacatcacacacatatacacatcacacacatatacacatcacacacacatacacatcacacacatatacacatcatacacatctcacatacacatcacacacacatacacatcacatacgcattcatatcacacacacatacataaaccacACCCAAAGCTTAATATGTAA